One Candidatus Atelocyanobacterium thalassa isolate ALOHA genomic window, ACTAAGCTACCTTACAAATATTTGCTAATTGATAGTACTGTAAAACAGCAGATATATGTAGAAAAAAACAATAATCTTGCTGCTTCTCAAAACTGGAACTTTTTAATAAAAAGAAAACCAATTTATTCACATAATAATATTATTTATATTTATCGAATTCAATGATTCTAAACAATATATCTAGATTTATAAGCCAATTAATACATAGAAATCGTACAAGTTTTAAAATTATAATCTTATATGGTGTTATTGCTCTATCGCTAATGGCGCCAATGGCTTCATCGACAATCATTCCTTCTATTAATGACACTCCTTCCCACGTAAGCTATATTGTACAAGCGCGACAAGCTATTAACGAAGGGCAATTTCCTCTCCGTATTGCTCCTTTAGAAAATAATAGTTGGAGATATCCAGGATTTCAATTTTATAGTCAATTACCTTATTTTGTAGGTGGATGGTTCTATAAACTATTTACCCCTAATAATCCATACTATGCATATAAGTTAGTCATCATAACTGCACTTGTTATGGGAGGATTATATGTTTACTTTTTAAGTCTTAAACTTACCAGATCTCGCGTAGCATCTATTTTAAGTGGAGTTGCTTATATGTCAGCTCCATATTTTTTAAATAATATTCATGCGAGAGGAGCTTTTACTGAGGCAGTTGCTCAAGGTATCCTTCCTATTGTTATTTATTATGTTATCGAATGTTATTTAACTAGAAAAAAACGTTACCTCATTTTAAGTGCATTAAGCTGGTTTTGCTTAAGTGTTACTCATATAATAACTTTTATTTATGGGACAATTTTTATTTTTTTTCTATTCATGGTTGTTACTGCTCAAACGAAAAAAAACAAACTGGATTTCCCCCGTATTTTAAGTGCATTAAAAGCCTATACATTAGGTTGTTTGCTAGGGTTGTACTTTCTTGCTCCTGTCGTAGTTGTTTCTCCATATCTTTCTATTCGAAAACAAATTAAGGCTATTAATCCTTTCGGAACTAATACTTATACACCCATAGCAAATTTGTTCTCTCCTACATCGCTACCAGCTGCACCATCAGAAAACGGTTTGGCAGCCACTTACGGGCTTCATCCAGCCATTGGTTGGATATTTCTAATTGCTTTTAGCGTAGTACTGTACTACAAGTATTTTTCTTCTTTTAATCCACCTAAATTAAAGCTTATCAAGCCATATATTGATGGATTACTATGTGTATTTGTACTCGCATTATTTCTAACTTGGAGTCCTATCAATATATGGAATATTTTACCGCGACAACTATGGGTAACTCAATTTACGTTTCGTTTTATTACTCATATAATGTGGGCTGGAGCATTATTAACGGCATATGCGATTGTTCTTATTTTTCGCGAAAAACTTGATCGTCGTCATCTAATTGTTGGAATATTATTGATTATTCTCGTTGGACGTTCTTGGCTTCCTGCTCCAAGAGGAACTTTAACTGTTAGTAAATTAATCGAAGAACCCTTATTTAAATATTCTGGATCGTTAGATTATTTATATCGTACTCCTGTAAAATCTATTTATGGGAAAAATGAATTACCTTTATTACATCCAGAATGGATTCCTGGATATAGTACATGGAATACTTTTGTTAATCATCCTTTAATTCTTGATGCAGAATTACGATATCCTATATGGAAGGAAGAAGAAAATCCCATCATCTTCTTAGAAGCAGAGCTTTCTTCAGTGGATACTGAATATCCTAGCACTTTAGAAGCCTATATTGATGGTAGAAAGATAAGCTCTATATCTCTTAATTCTTCTAAGCTTAATTGGCAAATTCCTCTACCTAAAACTTCACCATCTAGTAAAGATTTTGGATTAAAATTTACACTAACCAATATTCATAAAGATAAGGAACTTCCAAATATTAGAGTTAACCGATTCTTTCTAGAAGGAATGTCTCCTAAAAATACGATAATGCCGGTTTCGGAAACACAGCAGTTTTGTAAACAAGAAGGTATTAACACTATCTGTGAACTTGTAATTGAAGAAGAAGATCAAATAGTTCAACTTCCTGTTCTTTACTACCCAGATATGTTCAAAGTATGGATTGATAATAAATTATCCAAAGAAGCCTTCTCAATTAATTATCGAGACTATAACTTAGTGGGCTTAAAACTTAAAACAGGTAACCACACAATAAGAACTACTTTTAATGGTTTAGCCTGGGCTAACTGGATAAGTGGATTAACTTGGCTGATCTTAATTTTTTATACTGGTGTACCTTTGTATCAAAATTTTAAGAAAGAAAATTCAAAATTTCAAAATTATCTTTATTTTATAAAATCAAAGAAAAAATAAATACATTACTTTTGTTCCTCAAACGAATTTTCAACTTGTGTTTACATTGATAAATTTTTACCAATTAAAAAATACTTTGATAAAAAACTTAGGAATTATTAACATACGTTTCCAACGCCAAGGTTCTTGATAGAGTCTAAATAACCATTCTAAGTTATTATTTTGCAACCACAGAGGAGCCCGAGATTTATTTTCTGACCATATATCAAAGCTTCCCCCAACTCCTATCCAAACAGATTCAGGGCATAAGTTTTTATTTTCATAAATCCATTTTTCTTGTTGAGGAACTCCTAGCCCAACTAGTATTAACTTAGGCTGTTTTGTAAATAATGTTTTTTTCCATTCCTCTTCTTCCGCAGAAGATAAGTATCCATGCCTTGTCAAGATATCGATCTGCGGAATTCTTTGTAACCACTTTTCTGCTGATCTTTTAGCCACTTCGGGCTTTCCACCGTAGAAGGCGATTAAACATTTATTTTTTTCAGAACCTAATGTTTTGATTAAAGTCTCTGCTAGTTGAATACCTGGACAACGTTCTTGATAAATTCCATTAAGTCTTAAAGATAAAGTTATTCCTGCACCATCAGGAATAACTAATTGTGAACTTTCAATAATTTTTGCAAGTTTACTATCCTGGTTTGCTAGCATTGCCATTTCGGCATTGAGAGTAACAACATGAATTCCTTTGTGTTCTTCAAGACACTCTATTAACCATCCAGCATAATCAATAGACAAATGAACAGGCAAACCAATGATCAAGGAAGATTTTATAGGTAATGGCATTACTTAATTAAGATAAGGAAAACTAAGTTGTTAATATACAGTAAACATCAAATAAAAACTAATTTCTAATAATAATTATTTACTTAAGCTACCTTAAGCGACTCCAATAAGTATTAGTAATCATCTTTTGGATATGACAAGAATATAAAATTCTAAAAGTTAAATTAGAAATTAGTGTTAATAAAAAAAATCTTAATTTTAATTCAATTGTATTGACATATATCATTTTTTTTTGATATGGTGAGAGTTTGTCAGCTATCTTTACTAATTGATAGCTTTTTGGCACTTTTTCTCTATATAAAATCTATTTTATGCCTACTATTCAGCAGCTAATTCGGAGTGAACGCTCCAAAGCAAAAAAGAAAAC contains:
- a CDS encoding 6-pyruvoyl-tetrahydropterin synthase-related protein, which translates into the protein MILNNISRFISQLIHRNRTSFKIIILYGVIALSLMAPMASSTIIPSINDTPSHVSYIVQARQAINEGQFPLRIAPLENNSWRYPGFQFYSQLPYFVGGWFYKLFTPNNPYYAYKLVIITALVMGGLYVYFLSLKLTRSRVASILSGVAYMSAPYFLNNIHARGAFTEAVAQGILPIVIYYVIECYLTRKKRYLILSALSWFCLSVTHIITFIYGTIFIFFLFMVVTAQTKKNKLDFPRILSALKAYTLGCLLGLYFLAPVVVVSPYLSIRKQIKAINPFGTNTYTPIANLFSPTSLPAAPSENGLAATYGLHPAIGWIFLIAFSVVLYYKYFSSFNPPKLKLIKPYIDGLLCVFVLALFLTWSPINIWNILPRQLWVTQFTFRFITHIMWAGALLTAYAIVLIFREKLDRRHLIVGILLIILVGRSWLPAPRGTLTVSKLIEEPLFKYSGSLDYLYRTPVKSIYGKNELPLLHPEWIPGYSTWNTFVNHPLILDAELRYPIWKEEENPIIFLEAELSSVDTEYPSTLEAYIDGRKISSISLNSSKLNWQIPLPKTSPSSKDFGLKFTLTNIHKDKELPNIRVNRFFLEGMSPKNTIMPVSETQQFCKQEGINTICELVIEEEDQIVQLPVLYYPDMFKVWIDNKLSKEAFSINYRDYNLVGLKLKTGNHTIRTTFNGLAWANWISGLTWLILIFYTGVPLYQNFKKENSKFQNYLYFIKSKKK
- a CDS encoding WecB/TagA/CpsF family glycosyltransferase; the protein is MPLPIKSSLIIGLPVHLSIDYAGWLIECLEEHKGIHVVTLNAEMAMLANQDSKLAKIIESSQLVIPDGAGITLSLRLNGIYQERCPGIQLAETLIKTLGSEKNKCLIAFYGGKPEVAKRSAEKWLQRIPQIDILTRHGYLSSAEEEEWKKTLFTKQPKLILVGLGVPQQEKWIYENKNLCPESVWIGVGGSFDIWSENKSRAPLWLQNNNLEWLFRLYQEPWRWKRMLIIPKFFIKVFFNW